Within the Meiothermus sp. CFH 77666 genome, the region CCGTCCCCAGAGCCCGCCCCGGCTTTCCTGGGCCGACCCGCGCATCCTGCCCTTGTTGCTGGTGGGTTTGAGCATTAACCTGGCCTCCATCGCCATGGAGCAGACCGTGGCCTTCTTGTACCAGGATCGCTTATCCCTCAGCCCTGCCCAGACCGCGCAGACGGTGGGCCTGGCCCTGGTGGTATTCGGGGTGGTGGGGGTGCTGGTGCAGGGAGTCTGGGTGCGAGCGGTCAGGTGGCCCCCCAGGGCCCTGCTGAGTCTGGGGTTGCCCCTGCTGCTCTTGGGCTACCTGGGACTGGTGTTTGCGCCCAGTTTTGGCTGGCTTACCGTCTCGCTGGTGCTGCTGGGGCTGGGTTCCATGACCAGCCCTGGCCTCACGGCGGCTCAGTCGCTGGCGGTCTCGGACGACGAGCAAGGTGCGGTAGCGGGCCTCTCTAGCGCAGCGCAGGCCCTGGGCCGGATGCTGGGGCCGGTGGTCGGCACCTCGCTGTACGGGCTCTCTCCGGCCTACCCCTATATGTTCTCGGCACTCCTGATTGGGCTGGCTATGGTCTTTTTCTTCAGCAGGCCGAAGCTGGCAAGCGGGCAGTAGCGCCTCTAGGGGTGGAGCCCGGCTTCCTCCAGCAGCTTCTTGAGCATCTCCAGGTTTACCAGGGCGTGGCCTTTGGTGGTGTTGTTGAAGATGAACCAGACCTGGGTCAGGGTATGGTGCTCGAGGGCTGCCAGCAGCGACTGCACCCAGAAGTGCAGCTCTTCTTCGCTGTACCGGTAGTCGTGACGTTCGGCCTGGTCTTTGCCCTCGTACCACTTGGCTTTGTTGCGCCCGGAAAGGCGAATGTAGGCGATCTCGCCGGTGAGGTGCAGCTCGTTTTTGGGCAGGCCGGGGAGGGGGGGATAGTCGGTGCTAACCCAGGTCAGGCCTGCCTTGCAGAAGGCCTGGCGTACTTCCTCGTTGTCCCAGGACGCGTGGCGAAACTCCACCGCCAGACCGCCGGGGGCCAGGGTTTGGTCGGCGAAGCGCTGGGCCAGTGCTGCAAAGTACTTGCGGTTCTCGGGGGTGCGGTGAAAGCTTTGGGGAAACTGGGCCAGAAAGGGCCCCAGCACCCCAGCCTCGCGCAGCGGGGCCACAGATTCAAAAAGCCGCCGGTAGTCGTCGTCGGTAGCGCTTCGCTCGTGGGTCATGCGCTGGTGAATCTTGACGGCCCAGTGCACCCGTCCTTCACTGCGTTTGAGCATCCCCGTGAAGGCTTTGAGGCCGGGTATGTTGTAGAAAGAGGAGTTCAGCTCCACGGCGTTGAAGGTTCGCGCGTAGATGGAGAGCCATTCGTCCTTTCTGGCCTCGGGGGGGTACAAGAGGCCCACCCAGTCTTCATTGGTGTAGCCGCCGGTGCCGAGGTAGATTTCCATGCTTGACCGAACTGCCGAAGGCCCAAAGCTGAAGGCGGTTCTATCGTACTTCATTCCACGTCACGGAAACCGCTCGAGCCCACCAGGCCATAAGATCAACAAAAAACGCGCTATCAGAGCGATAGCGCGTGTACAGAGGGAGCTCACTCCACCGTCACACTCTTGGCCAGGTTCCGGGGCTGATCCACGTCGCGCCCCAGGTATACGGCGGTCTCGTAGGCCAGAAGTTGCAGCGGCACCACACTCACCACCGGGGCCAGCAAAGGGTGGGTTCTGGGTACGTAAATCACGTCCTGGGCAAACTTCTGTACCTCGGTATCGCCCTCGCTGGCCACCGCAATCACCCGCCCGCCTCGAGCCCGCACCTCCTGGATGTTGGAGACGGTTTTCTCGTAGAAGGGGCTCTGGGTCGCGAGCACCACCACCGGCAGGCGCTCGTCAATCAGGGCGATGGGGCCGTGCTTCATCTCGCCGGCAGGGTAGGCCTCGGCATGGATGTAGCTGATTTCCTTGAGCTTGAGGGCCCCTTCGTAGGCGGTGGGGGCCTGGATGTGCCGTCCCAGGAACAGGTAGTCCTGGGCCTGGTGGTACTTCTCGGCGATGTGGGCAATCTGGGGGCGCTGCTCCAGGGCTTCCTCCACCAGCCGGGGTAGCTTGCGCATCTCGCTCAGGAGTTCCCGCGCGGTTTTTTCGTTCAGCGTGCCTTTGGCCCGGCCCATCCACACCGCCAGCATGGCCATAGCCGCCAGCATGGCGATGTAGGCCTTGGTCGAGGCCACGCCAATCTCGGGGCCAGCGTGGATGTAGAGGGTGTCGTCCACCTCGCGGGTGATGCTGCTGCCCTTAGCGTTGATGACCCCCAGGGTGCCGGCCCCCTTGCGCTTGGCCTCTCGGATGGCCTCGAGGGTATCTATGGTCTCGCCCGACTGGCTGATGCAGATGGCCAGGGTTTTGTCGTCCACCACCGGGTCGCGGTAGCGATACTCGGAGGCCACCTCAATTTCCACCGGCACCCGGGCTAAAGCCTCCAGCAGATACTTCCCCACCCAGGCCGCGTAGTAGGCCGTGCCGCAGGCCACAATGTGCACCTTGTCGTAGCGGGTGGGCTCGAGCTTGAGACCTAGCTCCACCCCCGTCTCCTCTTCGTAGAGGCGGCCCCCCAGGGTGTTTTCCAGCACCCGGGGCTGCTCGTAGATCTCCTTGAGCATGTAGTGGGGGTGTCCGCCTTTTTCGGCGGCCTCGAGGCTCCACTCCACCGTTACCACTTCCCGCTCCACCGGGTTGCCGGCCAGGTCGGTGACCTGTACCCCCTCGCGGCGCACCACCGCCATATCGCCATCGTGCAAAAAAATGACCCGGCGGGTATAGGGCAAAAGGGCCGGCACATCCGAGGCCACAAAGTTCTCCCCCTCGCCCAGCCCAATCACCAGCGGGCTCACGGTACGGGCCACCACAATCTCCTCGTGGTTCTGGTGGGCCACCACCAGGGCATAGGCCCCGTAGGCTTCCGAGAGGGCCAGCCGCACCGCCTCGACCAGGTCGCCCTGGTATTTTTCCTCGATCAAATGGGCCAGCACCTCCGAGTCGGTCTCGGAGCTGAAGGTGTGCCCCCGGGCAATCAGGCCCTCCTTGAGGGGCAGGTAGTTCTCAATGATGCCGTTGTGAATTACTGCAATCTCGCCCTTTTCGGTCATGTGGGGGTGGGCATTGGGGTCGGTGGGGGCCCCGTGGGTGGCCCAGCGGGTGTGCCCCACCCCAAACTGCCCGCTCAGGCGGTGCTCCTTCAGGCTATCGGCCAGCACCTGGAGCTTGCCCGCTTTCTTGACCACCTCCAGATGCCCGTTGACCTTGACCGCGATGCCTGCCGAGTCGTAGCCCCGATACTCCAGGCGTTTGAGCCCGTCTAAAATCACGTCCGACGCATCTCTAAAACCCACATATCCCACGATTCCACACATGTCGTAAACCTCACTTCAGGTTCGTAGTTAGCTCGAGTCAACCCCACTTCCACCTTAGACCAACAGAAGGGCCAACCCACCCGTTTTTGCACCAAACCAACAGAGCCCTGCCTCCCTAACAAGCAGGTACCTGGCCAGTGTGGCTGGCCGGGCTGGTGTCCTGGTGCCCGTCAATCGTTTGTTTCCCGTTGAACCCTGCTCGTTGGCTGTCCAGCGCTCGCGCTGCTGGCTTTCCCGTCGAGCTGGTCTGGCTCCCAATCCCTCTGGGGGCCAGCGGAGAGGGCGGGGTTCACGCCCTGGCGGCATCCGCGGAACTTCGATCTTTCGCAGTTGTCTGCTTATCTCTATAGAGACCGCCACCTCGTAAGGTCAGGCATGGCTTGCCAGGTGGGAGCCCGGTAAGTTTTTGCTAACCGCTCCCGCTGAAGCCCCCTGACCCCCTGCGCTCCTCACTTTGTAGTTTGGCCTCCTTTCCGGGGTTAATAAACCCCTATTCATTGTACTGTTTTTTCGTCTGCGTGCCCGTTCATACTTGACAGCCCGATAAACACACGGGTATGATGCCCCCCGGATGCGCAAGGTGAGAGCTTTTTGAGCCCCGAAAGGGGTCGCCTTTCACCGGGCGTCCGTTGCGGATGCAAGGGGTTTTTGGGAGAGGAAACGCGGCAACTCGCCCCTAAAAGAATCCTGCGCCTCCGCAACATCAGGTTCTTGTGGTGCGTCCATCTAGGCGCAACATGAGAGTTTGAGGAGGCAGAATGAAGAAGAAGCTAGTAGTTTACTTGGCTGGGTTGCTGACCGTGCTCGGTCTAGGCTTCGGTCAGGCGCAGTTCTCCGACGTACCCGCCGGACACTGGGCCAAAGAAGCCGTTGAGCGCATCGCGGCCTGCGGTCTTATCACGGGCTTCCCCGACGGAACCTTCCGTGGTAACACCAACCTGACCCGCTACCAGGCCGCCCTGATCTTCCAGCGCTTGCTCACCGAGATTCAGCAGGGTGGCGAGTGTGTCAAGGGTCAAGGCGCGGGCCTCAGCGAAGAGGACATGACCGCCATCCGTAACGCGGTGCAGGAGCTGGCTGCCGAGCTGGCTGCCCTGGGTGTGCGCGTGTCGGCCCTGGAAGACAACGCTGCAACCAAGGACGACATTGCCCGCCTCGAGGCCGCCATCGAAGAGCTGAAGGCCAAGCCTGCCCAGCCCGAAGGTGGCATGGACGAAGCCGCTCTGGCCGACCTGGCCGACCGTGTGGAAGCTGCCTCGGTGGCCGCCGACACCGCCCTGGCCCAGGCCCAGATCCTGGCCGAGCGCCTGGATCGTGTGGAAGGCGATGTAGCCGCCCTCAAGACCCAGATTGAGGCCGATGGCGACAGCATCCGCGCCCTTAACGAGCTGGCCGTACTGCTGAACCAGGACGTGCTCAGCCTGCAAGACCGCGTGACCGCCCTCGAGAAGCAACTGGGCGATGTGGACTTCGACAGCTTTGCCAACCGTGAAGACGTGGCGGCCATCCAGGAGTTCGCCACCGCCCTGCGGGCCGACCTGGTGCGCCTCTCCGACCGCGTGAGCGCGCTGGACACCCGCGTGAGCGGCCTTGACAGCCGTCTGGCCGCGGTGGAAGGCACCCGCCCCAGCCTGACCGGTAGCATTACCGGGCGCTACGGCTACAACTACACCACCGGCACCAACTACGACGTCCGTCGCCTGTACTCCAACGTGTGGGACGACTACACCTGGGACGCCAACGACAACGGCCAGACCGTAGACGATGCCGACTTCAACAACGGCGGCGACAACCGCGCTCGTATCATCACCACCTTCACGGTAGCACGTACCCCTGGCAGCACTGCTGGCTTCAACTTCCAGGAGGCCCGCATCCAGCTCCGCTGGACCCAGGATGGTGCTCCTCGCCTCGAGGATGGCTTGCCCACCGTTGGATTCACCCAGAACGTAGCCTCGGGCATCCCGCAGGTGATGGTAGCTTCGGTGCGCGGCAACATCGACGGCCAGCCCTTTACCATCGCCTACAACCGTTTCAACGCCTTCCGCTTCACCAACTACTTCATGTCCAACGCCGACCCCAACTACACTGGTGGTCTGGGCCGTGGCTTCAAGGTGGACTTTAGCGCCAGTAAAGCCCCCTTCAGCCCCACCTACACGGTGGTATTTGGCGGTACGGGTGACAGCAACTTTGTAGTGGGTGGCAACTCCGGCGGTGTGCGCGACTACTTCGGTCTGCGCTCCACGGTCAATCTGTTTGGGCTGACTGCTGGTTTGAGCTATGCTGAATACAACCTCCGTGAGGCTGCCACTGGCCGTGCCGGTTTTGCCCTGGATCTGAACGGCAAGCTCTTCGGCTTCCTCGGCTTGGAAGCTGAGTACGTAGCAACCAAGCCTGTGACGGTTGCAAACTGGGACTTCTCCAACTCCGCTGCTGTTGACCAGGCTTCGGTGATCAAGCTTTCGACCAGCCTGGGCCCGGTCAGCATTGAGGCCAACGCCCGTGCGATTGACCCGCAGTTTGCTGAGAGCGGCTACAACGCCAACAACGCTGGTCTCTCGATTGACTTCCAGACCAGCCGCGACAACAAGCGCCCCTACGACGACAACGAGCGCGGCTTTGGGGTGAAGGGTACGATTGGCCTGGGCTTTGTCAGCGTGACGGGTCAGTATGACCGCGATGCTGACTTCTTTGAGACGGCTGCCAGCATTCGCAACAGCCTGGGTGTGGATGCCACGGTTCCCCTGTTTGCTGGCCTGAGCCTGTTTGGTTACTACTACAATGTAACCGACTCGGGTGGCGTACTCCAAACCGGCAGCGATCGCTTCGACAGCAAGTACGGCATTAAGCTCTCGCATGACGGCAAGGCTTCCAACGCCCTGATCAGGGGCCTGGATCTGTTCGGCGAATACCGCCAGCTCGAGACTGCTGCCGCTGGTGACTACGACCGCAGTGACATTCTCATTGGCGCCAAGTACGAAGCCAAGTTCGGGCCCTTTGGCATTACCCCCCTCTTCTTCTTCGACGCGGCGGGAGGTAGTGTAACCGGTAGCGAAATCAAGTTTGGGGCTCAGCTCAAGACGGACACCTTCAACCTGGGCTTTATCAACCCCAGCATTGAGGGTAGCTTCGTAACCCGTAACTCCAACATCGGTGGGCCTAGCCGCAGCGAAACTTACTGGTACGCCGGTGTCAGCCTGGCCAACTTCTTCTTCAACGGTGGTACGCTGGCTGTGAAGTACGCTAACTATGCTGGTACCGGCCTGAATGCGGCTGCTGCCACCCTGGGTGTCGAGGATCACCTCTACGACCACACCACCGGTTACATCTACTCTGACAACACCGGTGCGGTGGACTTCACCCTCTCGGGCCTTCTCCTCACCTACCGCTACGCCGGTATCGGGCTTGATTACCACACCGGTGTCCT harbors:
- a CDS encoding S-layer homology domain-containing protein; translated protein: MKKKLVVYLAGLLTVLGLGFGQAQFSDVPAGHWAKEAVERIAACGLITGFPDGTFRGNTNLTRYQAALIFQRLLTEIQQGGECVKGQGAGLSEEDMTAIRNAVQELAAELAALGVRVSALEDNAATKDDIARLEAAIEELKAKPAQPEGGMDEAALADLADRVEAASVAADTALAQAQILAERLDRVEGDVAALKTQIEADGDSIRALNELAVLLNQDVLSLQDRVTALEKQLGDVDFDSFANREDVAAIQEFATALRADLVRLSDRVSALDTRVSGLDSRLAAVEGTRPSLTGSITGRYGYNYTTGTNYDVRRLYSNVWDDYTWDANDNGQTVDDADFNNGGDNRARIITTFTVARTPGSTAGFNFQEARIQLRWTQDGAPRLEDGLPTVGFTQNVASGIPQVMVASVRGNIDGQPFTIAYNRFNAFRFTNYFMSNADPNYTGGLGRGFKVDFSASKAPFSPTYTVVFGGTGDSNFVVGGNSGGVRDYFGLRSTVNLFGLTAGLSYAEYNLREAATGRAGFALDLNGKLFGFLGLEAEYVATKPVTVANWDFSNSAAVDQASVIKLSTSLGPVSIEANARAIDPQFAESGYNANNAGLSIDFQTSRDNKRPYDDNERGFGVKGTIGLGFVSVTGQYDRDADFFETAASIRNSLGVDATVPLFAGLSLFGYYYNVTDSGGVLQTGSDRFDSKYGIKLSHDGKASNALIRGLDLFGEYRQLETAAAGDYDRSDILIGAKYEAKFGPFGITPLFFFDAAGGSVTGSEIKFGAQLKTDTFNLGFINPSIEGSFVTRNSNIGGPSRSETYWYAGVSLANFFFNGGTLAVKYANYAGTGLNAAAATLGVEDHLYDHTTGYIYSDNTGAVDFTLSGLLLTYRYAGIGLDYHTGVLSTGGTDNRSYGFRISYSFSW
- a CDS encoding DUF72 domain-containing protein, whose product is MEIYLGTGGYTNEDWVGLLYPPEARKDEWLSIYARTFNAVELNSSFYNIPGLKAFTGMLKRSEGRVHWAVKIHQRMTHERSATDDDYRRLFESVAPLREAGVLGPFLAQFPQSFHRTPENRKYFAALAQRFADQTLAPGGLAVEFRHASWDNEEVRQAFCKAGLTWVSTDYPPLPGLPKNELHLTGEIAYIRLSGRNKAKWYEGKDQAERHDYRYSEEELHFWVQSLLAALEHHTLTQVWFIFNNTTKGHALVNLEMLKKLLEEAGLHP
- the glmS gene encoding glutamine--fructose-6-phosphate transaminase (isomerizing), which encodes MCGIVGYVGFRDASDVILDGLKRLEYRGYDSAGIAVKVNGHLEVVKKAGKLQVLADSLKEHRLSGQFGVGHTRWATHGAPTDPNAHPHMTEKGEIAVIHNGIIENYLPLKEGLIARGHTFSSETDSEVLAHLIEEKYQGDLVEAVRLALSEAYGAYALVVAHQNHEEIVVARTVSPLVIGLGEGENFVASDVPALLPYTRRVIFLHDGDMAVVRREGVQVTDLAGNPVEREVVTVEWSLEAAEKGGHPHYMLKEIYEQPRVLENTLGGRLYEEETGVELGLKLEPTRYDKVHIVACGTAYYAAWVGKYLLEALARVPVEIEVASEYRYRDPVVDDKTLAICISQSGETIDTLEAIREAKRKGAGTLGVINAKGSSITREVDDTLYIHAGPEIGVASTKAYIAMLAAMAMLAVWMGRAKGTLNEKTARELLSEMRKLPRLVEEALEQRPQIAHIAEKYHQAQDYLFLGRHIQAPTAYEGALKLKEISYIHAEAYPAGEMKHGPIALIDERLPVVVLATQSPFYEKTVSNIQEVRARGGRVIAVASEGDTEVQKFAQDVIYVPRTHPLLAPVVSVVPLQLLAYETAVYLGRDVDQPRNLAKSVTVE
- a CDS encoding MFS transporter, with protein sequence MKPLTLLFLTLFNSILGLSVLFPVLGPLSRELGLSEVQVGLFSTGYALMQFVLSPYWGRRSEVVGRKPILLLGIVGFAVSFFLFAFFAWLGYQKVLLGWSLFGSMLAARLLGGAFSSATLPTAQAYLADITPRDQRTQSFAILGAAFGLGIIFGPAIGAGLAHFGLLAPVVFSASLAVLNALFVWRVLPESRPLARPQSPPRLSWADPRILPLLLVGLSINLASIAMEQTVAFLYQDRLSLSPAQTAQTVGLALVVFGVVGVLVQGVWVRAVRWPPRALLSLGLPLLLLGYLGLVFAPSFGWLTVSLVLLGLGSMTSPGLTAAQSLAVSDDEQGAVAGLSSAAQALGRMLGPVVGTSLYGLSPAYPYMFSALLIGLAMVFFFSRPKLASGQ